The following proteins are encoded in a genomic region of Hirundo rustica isolate bHirRus1 chromosome 15, bHirRus1.pri.v3, whole genome shotgun sequence:
- the SUN1 gene encoding SUN domain-containing protein 1 isoform X1: MDFSRLHTYTPPQCLPENTGYTYALSSSYSSSALDFETENKIDPVFDSPRMSRRSLRLAAGGYSKSDDGQSDSLHDSSYAGNMSFRDQSKVVRQRRSMNKQSGSGRHVPSKNLSSSSIFSQSSFNSHASDTSMLSSILDESLIREQTEVDHFWGLDEEGDPKGSDTTLLQGNGGVAAEQQPTLNGYTCSDCSMLSERKEVLTAYSASHVPSSRIYTRDRSQKHASRGTYFYMSKILRLVRNTAASFASLLVQLFQMVLLKLGYEYKAHSDYCGSMNVKEFYREDRHLGVNEESICDDCKGKKHLEIYTTDHIQSSRAKRVARTIWHTFSSAGYFMLHVLRTAGATGWLVSQKVLSLLWLAILSPGRAASGMFRLLRTACYQLVTLMSLLKVFLVRRCLPKNYRWLLFLIPLLFLLGWWFWGLNGFISLLPPLNWTRIDRIQRTDDSVRVPEPQDDSFHSVQPPKDTINVFDFGRISELEKQMAFVSDRCHDRNKEYNKVMSLLQNLQDQVATMSDRSETLNLIKNVMSQYVKDMKLEEKTDFLALHKEHELRIQTLEDLLRKLSAESKDIQKEFDLAKSKSVRDDDQYSLLMSKIKKLELELASMKSELLSGESAKTSCEKMDVIHEKVDAQVKESVKLMLFGDQQDDFPESLLQWLTSNFVSKTDLQTLLRDLELQILKNITLHMSVTNQKVTSEVVTNAVTNAGISGITEAQAQIIVNNALKLYSQDKTGMVDFALESGGGSILSTRCSETYETKTALISLFGIPLWYFSQSPRVVIQPDMYPGNCWAFKGSQGYLVVRLSMKIYPTAFTLEHIPKTLSPTGNITSAPRNFSVYGLDDEYQEEGKLLGEYVYDQDGEPLQMFPVMEKNEDAFQIVELRIFSNWGHAEYTCLYRFRVHGKPAE; encoded by the exons TTCGAGTTATTCTTCATCTGCTTTGGATTTCGAGACAGAGAACAAAATAGATCCAGTGTTTGATTCACCCAGAATGTCACGGCGTAGTTTACGGTTGGCTGCTGGAGGATACAGTAAATCAGATGATGGACAGAGTGattcccttcatgacagctcttATGCTGGAAACATGTCCTTCAGGGATCAGTCGAA GGTGGTAAGGCAACGCAGAAGTATGAACAAACAGTCTGGCAGTGGAAGACATGTGCCAAGTAAAAATCTGTCCAGCTCATCTATTTTTAGCCAGAGCAGTTTCAATAGCCATGCCAGTGATACATCAATGTTATCCAGTATATTGGATGAGTCTCTGATTCGGGAACAGACAGAAGTTGATCATTTCTGGG gCCTTGATGAAGAAGGTGATCCCAAAG GCAGTGACACCACGCTGCTGCAGGGGAACGGGGGCGtcgcagcagagcagcagcccacGCTGAACGGCTACACGTGCAGTGACTGCAGCATGCTGTCAGAGAGGAAGGAGGTCCTCACTGCCTACTCAGCTTCCCACGTGCCATCCTCCAGGATCTACACTAGGGACAGGAGCCAGAAACATGCGTCTA GAGGAACATATTTCTACATGAGTAAGATTCTACGATTGGTCAGAAATACTGCAGCATCTTTTGCATCACTATTAGTGCAACTATTTCAAATGGTTTTGCTGAAGCTGGGTTATGAATATAAAG CTCACTCAGACTACTGTGGAAGCATGAATGTAAAGGAGTTCTACAGAGAAGATCGTCATCTTGGTGTGAATGAGGAATCGATAT GTGATGACTGTAAAGGGAAGAAGCATCTTGAAATATACACCACAGACCACATACAATCCTCACGGGCTAAAAGGGTAGCAAGGACCATTTGGCACACCTTTTCTTCTGCAG GTTACTTTATGCTTCACGTGTTGCGAACAGCAGGAGCAACGGGATGGCTTGTGTCTCAGAAGGTGTTGTCTCTACTCTGGCTGGCCATTCTTTCTCCAG GGAGGGCAGCTTCTGGCATGTTCAGGTTGCTTAGAACTGCGTGTTATCAACTTGTTACTCTGATGTCTTTACTCAAGGTGTTTCTTGTAAGAAG ATGCCTTCCAAAGAACTACAGGTGGTTACTGTTTCTTATCCCACTCCTGTTTCTACTAG GTTGGTGGTTCTGGGGGCTTAATGGCTTCATTTCATTATTACCTCCATTGAACTGGACAAGAATTGACAGAATACAGAGAACAGATGATTCTGTTCGTGTTCCTGAACCACAAGATGATTCTTTTCATTCTGTGCAACCTCCAAAG GACACCATAAATGTCTTTGACTTTGGTCGCATAAGTGAGCTGGAGAAGCAAATGGCCTTCGTGTCTGACAGATGCCATGACCGAAACAAAGAATATAACAAAGTGATGAGCCTACTCCAGAATCTTCAAGATCAGGTTGCCACGATGAGTGACAGAAGTGAAACactgaatttaataaaaaatgtgatGAGTCAATATGTTAAAGATATGAAATTGGAGGAAAAG ACTGACTTCCTGGCTTTACATAAAGAACATGAGTTGCGCATCCAGACATTGGAAGACCTTCTTAGAAAACTCTCAGCTGAATCCAAG gACATCCAGAAGGAGTTCGACCTAGCCAAATCAAAATCAGTGAG AGATGATGATCAATACAGTCTCCTTATGtccaaaattaaaaagctaGAACTAGAGCTGGCTTCTATGAAATCAGAGCTGTTATCTGGGGAAAGTGCGAAGACGAGTTGTGAGAAAATGGATGTAATTCATGAAAAA GTAGATGCCCAGGTCAAAGAATCTGTCAAGCTAATGCTTTTTGGTGATCAACAAGACGACTTTCCTGAATCACTTCTCCAGTGGCTTACCTCCAATTTTGTGAGCAAAACTGATCTACAGACTTTGCTACGGGATCTTGAGTTGCAGATCCTCAAGAATATTACTCTCCATATGTCTGTAACAAACCAAAAAGTAACATCTGAAGTAGTTACAAATGCTGTGACTAATGCAGGGATTTCTGGAATCACAGAAGCG CAAGCACAGATTATTGTAAATAATGCACTGAAACTCTACTCTCAAGACAAGACTGGGATGGTGGATTTCGCCTTGGAATCTGGAG GTGGCAGCATTCTGAGTACTCGCTGTTCTGAAACCTATGAGACCAAGACAGCATTAATTAGCCTCTTTGGAATTCCTCTGTGGTACTTCTCTCAGTCTCCCAGAGTGGTGATTCAG CCGGACATGTATCCAGGAAACTGCTGGGCTTTCAAAGGATCACAGGGCTATCTTGTGGTGAGACTTTCCATGAAGATCTATCCAACAGCCTTTACATTGGAACATATACCAAAAACTCTTTCACCAACAGGAAATATCACCAGTGCTCCTAGGAATTTTTCAGTATAT GGTCTGGATGATGAATATCAAGAAGAAGGCAAGCTTCTAGGAGAATATGTCTATGATCAAGATGGAGAACCACTGCAGATGTTTCCAGTGATG gagaaaaatgaagacGCATTCCAGATAGTGGAGCTGAGGATTTTCTCTAACTGGGGCCACGCAGAGTACACCTGCCTCTATCGGTTCAGAGTGCACGGGAAACCTGCCGAGTAA
- the SUN1 gene encoding SUN domain-containing protein 1 isoform X3: MDFSRLHTYTPPQCLPENTGYTYALSSSYSSSALDFETENKIDPVFDSPRMSRRSLRLAAGGYSKSDDGQSDSLHDSSYAGNMSFRDQSKVVRQRRSMNKQSGSGRHVPSKNLSSSSIFSQSSFNSHASDTSMLSSILDESLIREQTEVDHFWGLDEEGDPKGSDTTLLQGNGGVAAEQQPTLNGYTCSDCSMLSERKEVLTAYSASHVPSSRIYTRDRSQKHASTHSDYCGSMNVKEFYREDRHLGVNEESICDDCKGKKHLEIYTTDHIQSSRAKRVARTIWHTFSSAGYFMLHVLRTAGATGWLVSQKVLSLLWLAILSPGRAASGMFRLLRTACYQLVTLMSLLKVFLVRRCLPKNYRWLLFLIPLLFLLGWWFWGLNGFISLLPPLNWTRIDRIQRTDDSVRVPEPQDDSFHSVQPPKDTINVFDFGRISELEKQMAFVSDRCHDRNKEYNKVMSLLQNLQDQVATMSDRSETLNLIKNVMSQYVKDMKLEEKTDFLALHKEHELRIQTLEDLLRKLSAESKDIQKEFDLAKSKSVRDDDQYSLLMSKIKKLELELASMKSELLSGESAKTSCEKMDVIHEKVDAQVKESVKLMLFGDQQDDFPESLLQWLTSNFVSKTDLQTLLRDLELQILKNITLHMSVTNQKVTSEVVTNAVTNAGISGITEAQAQIIVNNALKLYSQDKTGMVDFALESGGGSILSTRCSETYETKTALISLFGIPLWYFSQSPRVVIQPDMYPGNCWAFKGSQGYLVVRLSMKIYPTAFTLEHIPKTLSPTGNITSAPRNFSVYGLDDEYQEEGKLLGEYVYDQDGEPLQMFPVMEKNEDAFQIVELRIFSNWGHAEYTCLYRFRVHGKPAE, from the exons TTCGAGTTATTCTTCATCTGCTTTGGATTTCGAGACAGAGAACAAAATAGATCCAGTGTTTGATTCACCCAGAATGTCACGGCGTAGTTTACGGTTGGCTGCTGGAGGATACAGTAAATCAGATGATGGACAGAGTGattcccttcatgacagctcttATGCTGGAAACATGTCCTTCAGGGATCAGTCGAA GGTGGTAAGGCAACGCAGAAGTATGAACAAACAGTCTGGCAGTGGAAGACATGTGCCAAGTAAAAATCTGTCCAGCTCATCTATTTTTAGCCAGAGCAGTTTCAATAGCCATGCCAGTGATACATCAATGTTATCCAGTATATTGGATGAGTCTCTGATTCGGGAACAGACAGAAGTTGATCATTTCTGGG gCCTTGATGAAGAAGGTGATCCCAAAG GCAGTGACACCACGCTGCTGCAGGGGAACGGGGGCGtcgcagcagagcagcagcccacGCTGAACGGCTACACGTGCAGTGACTGCAGCATGCTGTCAGAGAGGAAGGAGGTCCTCACTGCCTACTCAGCTTCCCACGTGCCATCCTCCAGGATCTACACTAGGGACAGGAGCCAGAAACATGCGTCTA CTCACTCAGACTACTGTGGAAGCATGAATGTAAAGGAGTTCTACAGAGAAGATCGTCATCTTGGTGTGAATGAGGAATCGATAT GTGATGACTGTAAAGGGAAGAAGCATCTTGAAATATACACCACAGACCACATACAATCCTCACGGGCTAAAAGGGTAGCAAGGACCATTTGGCACACCTTTTCTTCTGCAG GTTACTTTATGCTTCACGTGTTGCGAACAGCAGGAGCAACGGGATGGCTTGTGTCTCAGAAGGTGTTGTCTCTACTCTGGCTGGCCATTCTTTCTCCAG GGAGGGCAGCTTCTGGCATGTTCAGGTTGCTTAGAACTGCGTGTTATCAACTTGTTACTCTGATGTCTTTACTCAAGGTGTTTCTTGTAAGAAG ATGCCTTCCAAAGAACTACAGGTGGTTACTGTTTCTTATCCCACTCCTGTTTCTACTAG GTTGGTGGTTCTGGGGGCTTAATGGCTTCATTTCATTATTACCTCCATTGAACTGGACAAGAATTGACAGAATACAGAGAACAGATGATTCTGTTCGTGTTCCTGAACCACAAGATGATTCTTTTCATTCTGTGCAACCTCCAAAG GACACCATAAATGTCTTTGACTTTGGTCGCATAAGTGAGCTGGAGAAGCAAATGGCCTTCGTGTCTGACAGATGCCATGACCGAAACAAAGAATATAACAAAGTGATGAGCCTACTCCAGAATCTTCAAGATCAGGTTGCCACGATGAGTGACAGAAGTGAAACactgaatttaataaaaaatgtgatGAGTCAATATGTTAAAGATATGAAATTGGAGGAAAAG ACTGACTTCCTGGCTTTACATAAAGAACATGAGTTGCGCATCCAGACATTGGAAGACCTTCTTAGAAAACTCTCAGCTGAATCCAAG gACATCCAGAAGGAGTTCGACCTAGCCAAATCAAAATCAGTGAG AGATGATGATCAATACAGTCTCCTTATGtccaaaattaaaaagctaGAACTAGAGCTGGCTTCTATGAAATCAGAGCTGTTATCTGGGGAAAGTGCGAAGACGAGTTGTGAGAAAATGGATGTAATTCATGAAAAA GTAGATGCCCAGGTCAAAGAATCTGTCAAGCTAATGCTTTTTGGTGATCAACAAGACGACTTTCCTGAATCACTTCTCCAGTGGCTTACCTCCAATTTTGTGAGCAAAACTGATCTACAGACTTTGCTACGGGATCTTGAGTTGCAGATCCTCAAGAATATTACTCTCCATATGTCTGTAACAAACCAAAAAGTAACATCTGAAGTAGTTACAAATGCTGTGACTAATGCAGGGATTTCTGGAATCACAGAAGCG CAAGCACAGATTATTGTAAATAATGCACTGAAACTCTACTCTCAAGACAAGACTGGGATGGTGGATTTCGCCTTGGAATCTGGAG GTGGCAGCATTCTGAGTACTCGCTGTTCTGAAACCTATGAGACCAAGACAGCATTAATTAGCCTCTTTGGAATTCCTCTGTGGTACTTCTCTCAGTCTCCCAGAGTGGTGATTCAG CCGGACATGTATCCAGGAAACTGCTGGGCTTTCAAAGGATCACAGGGCTATCTTGTGGTGAGACTTTCCATGAAGATCTATCCAACAGCCTTTACATTGGAACATATACCAAAAACTCTTTCACCAACAGGAAATATCACCAGTGCTCCTAGGAATTTTTCAGTATAT GGTCTGGATGATGAATATCAAGAAGAAGGCAAGCTTCTAGGAGAATATGTCTATGATCAAGATGGAGAACCACTGCAGATGTTTCCAGTGATG gagaaaaatgaagacGCATTCCAGATAGTGGAGCTGAGGATTTTCTCTAACTGGGGCCACGCAGAGTACACCTGCCTCTATCGGTTCAGAGTGCACGGGAAACCTGCCGAGTAA
- the SUN1 gene encoding SUN domain-containing protein 1 isoform X6 encodes MDFSRLHTYTPPQCLPENTGYTYALSSSYSSSALDFETENKIDPVFDSPRMSRRSLRLAAGGYSKSDDGQSDSLHDSSYAGNMSFRDQSKVVRQRRSMNKQSGSGRHVPSKNLSSSSIFSQSSFNSHASDTSMLSSILDESLIREQTEVDHFWGLDEEGDPKGSDTTLLQGNGGVAAEQQPTLNGYTCSDCSMLSERKEVLTAYSASHVPSSRIYTRDRSQKHASTHSDYCGSMNVKEFYREDRHLGVNEESICYFMLHVLRTAGATGWLVSQKVLSLLWLAILSPGRAASGMFRLLRTACYQLVTLMSLLKVFLVRRCLPKNYRWLLFLIPLLFLLGWWFWGLNGFISLLPPLNWTRIDRIQRTDDSVRVPEPQDDSFHSVQPPKDTINVFDFGRISELEKQMAFVSDRCHDRNKEYNKVMSLLQNLQDQVATMSDRSETLNLIKNVMSQYVKDMKLEEKTDFLALHKEHELRIQTLEDLLRKLSAESKDIQKEFDLAKSKSVRDDDQYSLLMSKIKKLELELASMKSELLSGESAKTSCEKMDVIHEKVDAQVKESVKLMLFGDQQDDFPESLLQWLTSNFVSKTDLQTLLRDLELQILKNITLHMSVTNQKVTSEVVTNAVTNAGISGITEAQAQIIVNNALKLYSQDKTGMVDFALESGGGSILSTRCSETYETKTALISLFGIPLWYFSQSPRVVIQPDMYPGNCWAFKGSQGYLVVRLSMKIYPTAFTLEHIPKTLSPTGNITSAPRNFSVYGLDDEYQEEGKLLGEYVYDQDGEPLQMFPVMEKNEDAFQIVELRIFSNWGHAEYTCLYRFRVHGKPAE; translated from the exons TTCGAGTTATTCTTCATCTGCTTTGGATTTCGAGACAGAGAACAAAATAGATCCAGTGTTTGATTCACCCAGAATGTCACGGCGTAGTTTACGGTTGGCTGCTGGAGGATACAGTAAATCAGATGATGGACAGAGTGattcccttcatgacagctcttATGCTGGAAACATGTCCTTCAGGGATCAGTCGAA GGTGGTAAGGCAACGCAGAAGTATGAACAAACAGTCTGGCAGTGGAAGACATGTGCCAAGTAAAAATCTGTCCAGCTCATCTATTTTTAGCCAGAGCAGTTTCAATAGCCATGCCAGTGATACATCAATGTTATCCAGTATATTGGATGAGTCTCTGATTCGGGAACAGACAGAAGTTGATCATTTCTGGG gCCTTGATGAAGAAGGTGATCCCAAAG GCAGTGACACCACGCTGCTGCAGGGGAACGGGGGCGtcgcagcagagcagcagcccacGCTGAACGGCTACACGTGCAGTGACTGCAGCATGCTGTCAGAGAGGAAGGAGGTCCTCACTGCCTACTCAGCTTCCCACGTGCCATCCTCCAGGATCTACACTAGGGACAGGAGCCAGAAACATGCGTCTA CTCACTCAGACTACTGTGGAAGCATGAATGTAAAGGAGTTCTACAGAGAAGATCGTCATCTTGGTGTGAATGAGGAATCGATAT GTTACTTTATGCTTCACGTGTTGCGAACAGCAGGAGCAACGGGATGGCTTGTGTCTCAGAAGGTGTTGTCTCTACTCTGGCTGGCCATTCTTTCTCCAG GGAGGGCAGCTTCTGGCATGTTCAGGTTGCTTAGAACTGCGTGTTATCAACTTGTTACTCTGATGTCTTTACTCAAGGTGTTTCTTGTAAGAAG ATGCCTTCCAAAGAACTACAGGTGGTTACTGTTTCTTATCCCACTCCTGTTTCTACTAG GTTGGTGGTTCTGGGGGCTTAATGGCTTCATTTCATTATTACCTCCATTGAACTGGACAAGAATTGACAGAATACAGAGAACAGATGATTCTGTTCGTGTTCCTGAACCACAAGATGATTCTTTTCATTCTGTGCAACCTCCAAAG GACACCATAAATGTCTTTGACTTTGGTCGCATAAGTGAGCTGGAGAAGCAAATGGCCTTCGTGTCTGACAGATGCCATGACCGAAACAAAGAATATAACAAAGTGATGAGCCTACTCCAGAATCTTCAAGATCAGGTTGCCACGATGAGTGACAGAAGTGAAACactgaatttaataaaaaatgtgatGAGTCAATATGTTAAAGATATGAAATTGGAGGAAAAG ACTGACTTCCTGGCTTTACATAAAGAACATGAGTTGCGCATCCAGACATTGGAAGACCTTCTTAGAAAACTCTCAGCTGAATCCAAG gACATCCAGAAGGAGTTCGACCTAGCCAAATCAAAATCAGTGAG AGATGATGATCAATACAGTCTCCTTATGtccaaaattaaaaagctaGAACTAGAGCTGGCTTCTATGAAATCAGAGCTGTTATCTGGGGAAAGTGCGAAGACGAGTTGTGAGAAAATGGATGTAATTCATGAAAAA GTAGATGCCCAGGTCAAAGAATCTGTCAAGCTAATGCTTTTTGGTGATCAACAAGACGACTTTCCTGAATCACTTCTCCAGTGGCTTACCTCCAATTTTGTGAGCAAAACTGATCTACAGACTTTGCTACGGGATCTTGAGTTGCAGATCCTCAAGAATATTACTCTCCATATGTCTGTAACAAACCAAAAAGTAACATCTGAAGTAGTTACAAATGCTGTGACTAATGCAGGGATTTCTGGAATCACAGAAGCG CAAGCACAGATTATTGTAAATAATGCACTGAAACTCTACTCTCAAGACAAGACTGGGATGGTGGATTTCGCCTTGGAATCTGGAG GTGGCAGCATTCTGAGTACTCGCTGTTCTGAAACCTATGAGACCAAGACAGCATTAATTAGCCTCTTTGGAATTCCTCTGTGGTACTTCTCTCAGTCTCCCAGAGTGGTGATTCAG CCGGACATGTATCCAGGAAACTGCTGGGCTTTCAAAGGATCACAGGGCTATCTTGTGGTGAGACTTTCCATGAAGATCTATCCAACAGCCTTTACATTGGAACATATACCAAAAACTCTTTCACCAACAGGAAATATCACCAGTGCTCCTAGGAATTTTTCAGTATAT GGTCTGGATGATGAATATCAAGAAGAAGGCAAGCTTCTAGGAGAATATGTCTATGATCAAGATGGAGAACCACTGCAGATGTTTCCAGTGATG gagaaaaatgaagacGCATTCCAGATAGTGGAGCTGAGGATTTTCTCTAACTGGGGCCACGCAGAGTACACCTGCCTCTATCGGTTCAGAGTGCACGGGAAACCTGCCGAGTAA
- the SUN1 gene encoding SUN domain-containing protein 1 isoform X10 has protein sequence MDFSRLHTYTPPQCLPENTGYTYALSSSYSSSALDFETENKIDPVFDSPRMSRRSLRLAAGGYSKSDDGQSDSLHDSSYAGNMSFRDQSKVVRQRRSMNKQSGSGRHVPSKNLSSSSIFSQSSFNSHASDTSMLSSILDESLIREQTEVDHFWGLDEEGDPKGSDTTLLQGNGGVAAEQQPTLNGYTCSDCSMLSERKEVLTAYSASHVPSSRIYTRDRSQKHASRRAASGMFRLLRTACYQLVTLMSLLKVFLVRRCLPKNYRWLLFLIPLLFLLGWWFWGLNGFISLLPPLNWTRIDRIQRTDDSVRVPEPQDDSFHSVQPPKDTINVFDFGRISELEKQMAFVSDRCHDRNKEYNKVMSLLQNLQDQVATMSDRSETLNLIKNVMSQYVKDMKLEEKTDFLALHKEHELRIQTLEDLLRKLSAESKDIQKEFDLAKSKSVRDDDQYSLLMSKIKKLELELASMKSELLSGESAKTSCEKMDVIHEKVDAQVKESVKLMLFGDQQDDFPESLLQWLTSNFVSKTDLQTLLRDLELQILKNITLHMSVTNQKVTSEVVTNAVTNAGISGITEAQAQIIVNNALKLYSQDKTGMVDFALESGGGSILSTRCSETYETKTALISLFGIPLWYFSQSPRVVIQPDMYPGNCWAFKGSQGYLVVRLSMKIYPTAFTLEHIPKTLSPTGNITSAPRNFSVYGLDDEYQEEGKLLGEYVYDQDGEPLQMFPVMEKNEDAFQIVELRIFSNWGHAEYTCLYRFRVHGKPAE, from the exons TTCGAGTTATTCTTCATCTGCTTTGGATTTCGAGACAGAGAACAAAATAGATCCAGTGTTTGATTCACCCAGAATGTCACGGCGTAGTTTACGGTTGGCTGCTGGAGGATACAGTAAATCAGATGATGGACAGAGTGattcccttcatgacagctcttATGCTGGAAACATGTCCTTCAGGGATCAGTCGAA GGTGGTAAGGCAACGCAGAAGTATGAACAAACAGTCTGGCAGTGGAAGACATGTGCCAAGTAAAAATCTGTCCAGCTCATCTATTTTTAGCCAGAGCAGTTTCAATAGCCATGCCAGTGATACATCAATGTTATCCAGTATATTGGATGAGTCTCTGATTCGGGAACAGACAGAAGTTGATCATTTCTGGG gCCTTGATGAAGAAGGTGATCCCAAAG GCAGTGACACCACGCTGCTGCAGGGGAACGGGGGCGtcgcagcagagcagcagcccacGCTGAACGGCTACACGTGCAGTGACTGCAGCATGCTGTCAGAGAGGAAGGAGGTCCTCACTGCCTACTCAGCTTCCCACGTGCCATCCTCCAGGATCTACACTAGGGACAGGAGCCAGAAACATGCGTCTA GGAGGGCAGCTTCTGGCATGTTCAGGTTGCTTAGAACTGCGTGTTATCAACTTGTTACTCTGATGTCTTTACTCAAGGTGTTTCTTGTAAGAAG ATGCCTTCCAAAGAACTACAGGTGGTTACTGTTTCTTATCCCACTCCTGTTTCTACTAG GTTGGTGGTTCTGGGGGCTTAATGGCTTCATTTCATTATTACCTCCATTGAACTGGACAAGAATTGACAGAATACAGAGAACAGATGATTCTGTTCGTGTTCCTGAACCACAAGATGATTCTTTTCATTCTGTGCAACCTCCAAAG GACACCATAAATGTCTTTGACTTTGGTCGCATAAGTGAGCTGGAGAAGCAAATGGCCTTCGTGTCTGACAGATGCCATGACCGAAACAAAGAATATAACAAAGTGATGAGCCTACTCCAGAATCTTCAAGATCAGGTTGCCACGATGAGTGACAGAAGTGAAACactgaatttaataaaaaatgtgatGAGTCAATATGTTAAAGATATGAAATTGGAGGAAAAG ACTGACTTCCTGGCTTTACATAAAGAACATGAGTTGCGCATCCAGACATTGGAAGACCTTCTTAGAAAACTCTCAGCTGAATCCAAG gACATCCAGAAGGAGTTCGACCTAGCCAAATCAAAATCAGTGAG AGATGATGATCAATACAGTCTCCTTATGtccaaaattaaaaagctaGAACTAGAGCTGGCTTCTATGAAATCAGAGCTGTTATCTGGGGAAAGTGCGAAGACGAGTTGTGAGAAAATGGATGTAATTCATGAAAAA GTAGATGCCCAGGTCAAAGAATCTGTCAAGCTAATGCTTTTTGGTGATCAACAAGACGACTTTCCTGAATCACTTCTCCAGTGGCTTACCTCCAATTTTGTGAGCAAAACTGATCTACAGACTTTGCTACGGGATCTTGAGTTGCAGATCCTCAAGAATATTACTCTCCATATGTCTGTAACAAACCAAAAAGTAACATCTGAAGTAGTTACAAATGCTGTGACTAATGCAGGGATTTCTGGAATCACAGAAGCG CAAGCACAGATTATTGTAAATAATGCACTGAAACTCTACTCTCAAGACAAGACTGGGATGGTGGATTTCGCCTTGGAATCTGGAG GTGGCAGCATTCTGAGTACTCGCTGTTCTGAAACCTATGAGACCAAGACAGCATTAATTAGCCTCTTTGGAATTCCTCTGTGGTACTTCTCTCAGTCTCCCAGAGTGGTGATTCAG CCGGACATGTATCCAGGAAACTGCTGGGCTTTCAAAGGATCACAGGGCTATCTTGTGGTGAGACTTTCCATGAAGATCTATCCAACAGCCTTTACATTGGAACATATACCAAAAACTCTTTCACCAACAGGAAATATCACCAGTGCTCCTAGGAATTTTTCAGTATAT GGTCTGGATGATGAATATCAAGAAGAAGGCAAGCTTCTAGGAGAATATGTCTATGATCAAGATGGAGAACCACTGCAGATGTTTCCAGTGATG gagaaaaatgaagacGCATTCCAGATAGTGGAGCTGAGGATTTTCTCTAACTGGGGCCACGCAGAGTACACCTGCCTCTATCGGTTCAGAGTGCACGGGAAACCTGCCGAGTAA